Proteins from a single region of Phyllobacterium sp. T1293:
- the otnI gene encoding 2-oxo-tetronate isomerase, producing MPKFAANLTMLFNEVPFLERFDAAAKAGFEGVEFLFPYDFGKQELRAALDRNDLTQVLHNLPAGDWGRGERGIAVLPDRIDEFRRGVIQAIDYATALGCNRINCLSGIAPAGLADDVLRTTFISNLRLAASELAKHDIRLLIEPINHYDIPGFYLNTVEQAGSIIEEVGSNNLFIQYDLYHQQRTRGELIATYERYKNLIAHVQLADNPGRHEPGTGEINYPFVFEALDQAGYDGWIGCEYKPKAETQRGLGWLNDVSAAQKSADILRMRS from the coding sequence ATGCCGAAATTTGCTGCCAATCTGACAATGCTGTTCAACGAGGTTCCGTTTCTGGAACGCTTCGATGCCGCGGCCAAAGCGGGGTTTGAGGGAGTGGAATTCCTCTTCCCCTATGACTTCGGCAAACAGGAGTTGCGAGCCGCCCTTGATCGCAATGATCTGACACAGGTTTTGCACAATCTGCCTGCGGGCGACTGGGGCAGGGGCGAGCGAGGCATAGCCGTCCTGCCGGATCGTATTGACGAGTTCCGCCGTGGCGTCATTCAAGCAATCGACTATGCAACAGCGCTTGGCTGTAACCGGATTAATTGTCTTTCGGGCATCGCACCTGCCGGTCTGGCCGATGACGTCCTGCGTACCACATTCATAAGCAATCTGCGGCTTGCAGCCAGCGAACTGGCCAAACATGACATTCGCCTGCTGATAGAACCGATCAATCATTATGATATTCCCGGCTTTTATCTGAACACTGTTGAACAGGCCGGGTCGATTATCGAAGAGGTTGGCAGCAACAATCTCTTTATCCAGTACGATCTCTATCATCAGCAACGCACACGTGGCGAACTGATCGCGACCTATGAGCGTTACAAGAACCTCATTGCCCACGTGCAGCTTGCAGACAATCCCGGAAGGCACGAACCGGGCACGGGCGAGATCAATTATCCCTTCGTTTTCGAAGCGCTGGATCAGGCCGGTTACGACGGTTGGATCGGCTGTGAATACAAACCAAAAGCAGAAACGCAACGCGGGCTTGGCTGGCTGAACGATGTTTCAGCGGCACAGAAATCCGCCGATATTTTGAGAATGAGGAGCTGA